Genomic window (Verrucomicrobiota bacterium):
CTCGACCAACTCCGCGCGGCCGACATCCCGTGCGCGGTAGGTTCATCCACGCCGCGGCTTAACATCGAGGCGGTCTTGAAGGTGGTAGGACTTGAGAATCGTTTTCAGACCATCGTCACCGCTGAGGACGTCAAGCACGGCAAGCCTGATCCGGAAGTTTTTCTGAAAGCGGCCGAAGGGCTGGGCATTCCTCCTTCACGTTGCGTGGTGTTCGAAGACGCGTTCGTGGGCATTGAGGCCGCCGTCCGGGGCGGGATGAAGGTGGTGGCCGTGGCGACGACAAATCCGCTGGAAAGCCTGAGCAGGGCCGATCTGGCGGTGCACCGCCTGGATGAACTCACCATCCCCCGGCTCGAAGAACTGTTCCAAACCGGTCGCACGGCGGGCACAACGTAAGCGTTCACACGGTCA
Coding sequences:
- a CDS encoding HAD family phosphatase, producing MTFGAIFDWDGVIVDSSAQHEASWERLAEETGLPLPPGHFKRGFGMKNEFIIPNLYKWADQPADINRLSLRKEELYRELVVERGLSPLPGVIAWLDQLRAADIPCAVGSSTPRLNIEAVLKVVGLENRFQTIVTAEDVKHGKPDPEVFLKAAEGLGIPPSRCVVFEDAFVGIEAAVRGGMKVVAVATTNPLESLSRADLAVHRLDELTIPRLEELFQTGRTAGTT